One stretch of Paenibacillus sp. AN1007 DNA includes these proteins:
- a CDS encoding acetylhydrolase: MRNIEMLLLIVNMILLFGCVFLPLPKKAQWQTIGAGISIICAGIQIQFEGYRWQNTALYGSALVIGLIAFQSYRAQKSGQPTPKSSLSKTRAWLKKGAVVLLLTVYIGASALLPTILPVFAFSEPAGPFPVGTSTLFMEDVTRGEPATDDPDDRRKLMVQIWYPAETSSGLPDADYIENVPVVLSGIREAMSLPPFLLSQLRYVKTHAHTDAKISSAQERFPLLLFSPGLTGFRNQNTFQVEELASQGYIVVGIDHPYDAAAVIYPDQTIALLQLESLSGFEDYATKMNYWVDDTKFVLDHIEAMSSDANSGFLSGKVDMNQVGVLGHSFGGAAAAQMLMKDARIQAALNMDGVLYGDPVPERGFDKPYLQMNAVQSIDDGWFAQSLDQAVEASGHDREHYQRFWAESQERRKRAAAGTDSYFVVFDHANHMSFTDFYLFSPLLPPSGAEPRQVQTRINELSAAFFDKYLKGIKNINIETIVQYRNNITLQKP, encoded by the coding sequence ATGCGAAACATTGAAATGCTGCTGTTGATTGTAAATATGATTTTGCTCTTCGGTTGCGTATTCCTGCCGCTCCCCAAAAAGGCCCAATGGCAAACAATAGGTGCCGGGATTTCGATCATATGTGCAGGAATCCAAATCCAATTTGAAGGCTATCGCTGGCAAAATACTGCTCTATACGGCTCAGCTTTAGTTATCGGTTTAATAGCTTTCCAGTCGTATAGGGCTCAAAAATCAGGACAACCCACACCAAAATCATCTTTATCAAAAACAAGAGCGTGGTTAAAAAAAGGTGCAGTTGTGCTGCTCCTGACTGTCTATATTGGCGCTTCAGCTCTCCTGCCAACCATTTTGCCGGTCTTTGCTTTCTCAGAACCGGCGGGGCCCTTTCCAGTAGGGACGTCTACACTCTTCATGGAAGACGTAACGAGAGGTGAGCCAGCAACGGACGACCCTGATGATCGTCGGAAGCTCATGGTGCAGATCTGGTACCCTGCCGAAACTTCTTCTGGGTTACCAGACGCAGATTATATCGAGAATGTGCCTGTCGTGTTATCCGGAATTCGGGAAGCCATGTCTTTGCCGCCTTTTTTACTTTCTCAACTTCGATATGTAAAAACCCATGCTCATACGGATGCCAAAATATCATCTGCGCAAGAACGTTTTCCATTATTATTGTTTTCTCCGGGTTTAACCGGTTTTCGTAACCAAAACACATTTCAAGTGGAAGAGCTGGCAAGTCAGGGGTATATCGTGGTGGGCATTGACCATCCTTACGATGCGGCAGCCGTTATATACCCTGATCAAACGATCGCTCTACTCCAATTGGAAAGTTTATCGGGCTTTGAAGATTATGCAACAAAAATGAATTATTGGGTCGATGACACCAAATTTGTTCTCGATCATATCGAGGCCATGTCTTCTGATGCAAATTCAGGTTTTCTCTCGGGAAAAGTGGATATGAATCAAGTCGGGGTATTGGGTCATTCGTTCGGAGGTGCGGCGGCAGCTCAAATGCTGATGAAGGATGCGCGGATTCAGGCGGCTCTGAATATGGATGGGGTCCTTTATGGTGACCCGGTCCCTGAACGAGGTTTTGATAAACCGTATTTGCAGATGAATGCTGTGCAGAGCATCGACGATGGATGGTTTGCGCAATCTCTGGATCAAGCCGTTGAAGCTTCCGGGCATGACCGAGAACATTATCAGCGATTTTGGGCTGAGTCCCAGGAAAGACGTAAAAGAGCAGCTGCGGGAACGGATTCCTACTTCGTCGTCTTTGACCATGCCAATCATATGAGTTTCACGGACTTTTATCTATTCTCTCCATTACTGCCGCCAAGTGGAGCCGAACCAAGACAGGTACAGACCCGCATTAATGAACTATCAGCTGCTTTCTTTGATAAATACCTGAAAGGGATAAAAAATATTAATATCGAAACAATCGTCCAATATCGAAACAATATCACCTTGCAAAAGCCGTAA
- a CDS encoding methyl-accepting chemotaxis protein: MKQKRSKRMDLRLKLYSIILVPLLAMGGLILWATNYSSENSSLMTMQHNNQKLAVNIASEMGKESALINSLYTSASEESSEYKTLREQLVKARLQSGALYVYMYNKTPNGWVYTVDGADWGDAEYSPYGTAFELNSQTLERLVSGEVVTTGIVEDPVWGKLMSSFTPIKDSQGTIIGYLGMDQSAAEVERVSAITLNYTYGKVIPIFAVVLILSFFIMLLVVRGILRQVSEIKVSLEQVASGNLQVVSTRMTNDQLGDISNLINTMVMQITNIMKGIQQGSSTLQQSSKNIAETSLRNQRQSEELSRAIEEIAIGSMKQAEETERSVQHSESLGSIMNEVGSYVEQFTHTSEQLSALQVQVTRQHEMLLEKGRENAKLVEDQQNISKSLTTRSELASTISGQIHNILKQTQILSLNASIEAARVGEAGKGFGVVANEMGHLAQESERSIQEIDEILSSFVQEIHHMGTHLDSNMLAAKEQEEQIAACLQSFKQVSHLSSEVNELAQRLENRTIHMQSIRQEVEQHLSYIASATEETSAMSEEVSASAVEQQRSANELSGISGQLANLAGKLKSSSDQFHIESSDSETN; encoded by the coding sequence GTGAAACAAAAGCGCAGCAAAAGAATGGATTTAAGGTTAAAACTATATTCGATCATCCTTGTCCCACTGCTTGCTATGGGCGGCCTGATTCTATGGGCAACGAATTACTCCAGTGAAAATTCATCTTTGATGACAATGCAGCATAACAACCAGAAGCTTGCAGTGAATATCGCTTCTGAGATGGGTAAGGAATCAGCGTTAATTAACTCGTTATACACTTCAGCTTCGGAGGAAAGCTCTGAATACAAGACACTTAGAGAACAGCTTGTTAAGGCTCGCCTTCAATCGGGGGCCCTTTATGTTTATATGTATAATAAAACACCGAATGGATGGGTCTACACCGTGGATGGCGCGGATTGGGGCGATGCGGAATACAGTCCCTACGGCACTGCATTTGAGCTGAACTCTCAAACGCTAGAACGTTTGGTAAGCGGTGAAGTTGTGACTACCGGCATTGTCGAAGATCCTGTCTGGGGAAAGCTGATGTCCTCTTTTACACCAATTAAAGATTCGCAAGGAACGATTATTGGTTATTTGGGCATGGACCAGTCTGCAGCAGAAGTTGAACGTGTTTCTGCAATAACGTTGAATTATACGTATGGCAAAGTTATCCCGATTTTTGCAGTGGTTTTAATTCTATCGTTCTTCATCATGCTGCTTGTGGTAAGGGGTATCCTTCGACAAGTATCGGAGATTAAGGTAAGCCTGGAACAGGTCGCTTCCGGTAATCTCCAAGTTGTATCTACTCGGATGACTAACGATCAACTCGGGGACATCAGTAACCTCATTAATACTATGGTTATGCAAATAACAAACATTATGAAGGGAATACAGCAAGGCTCCTCTACGCTGCAGCAGTCTTCGAAAAATATTGCAGAGACGTCTCTGAGAAACCAGCGTCAGTCTGAAGAACTTTCCAGAGCAATCGAAGAAATTGCCATAGGTTCCATGAAACAAGCCGAAGAGACAGAACGTTCCGTCCAGCATTCTGAAAGTCTGGGGAGTATTATGAATGAAGTGGGTTCTTATGTGGAACAGTTCACCCATACTTCCGAACAGCTGTCTGCACTGCAGGTACAAGTGACACGCCAACATGAGATGCTTCTTGAAAAAGGCCGTGAGAATGCCAAACTTGTTGAAGATCAACAGAATATTTCCAAGTCGCTGACGACACGTTCGGAACTTGCTTCTACCATCAGTGGACAGATCCACAACATTTTAAAGCAAACTCAAATTTTATCGTTAAATGCTTCGATTGAAGCAGCCCGTGTAGGTGAAGCGGGTAAAGGTTTTGGAGTTGTTGCTAATGAGATGGGACATCTGGCTCAGGAATCTGAACGTTCGATTCAGGAGATTGACGAAATTCTGAGCTCATTTGTTCAAGAGATTCATCATATGGGAACACATCTGGATTCAAATATGCTGGCTGCCAAGGAGCAGGAAGAACAGATCGCTGCATGTCTTCAAAGTTTCAAACAAGTCAGCCATTTATCCTCTGAAGTGAATGAGCTTGCTCAACGTTTGGAAAATCGTACAATTCATATGCAATCCATTCGCCAAGAGGTGGAGCAGCATCTAAGCTATATTGCTTCCGCAACCGAGGAAACTTCAGCCATGTCCGAAGAAGTTTCTGCCAGTGCTGTAGAGCAGCAGCGTTCGGCCAATGAACTATCAGGTATTTCGGGGCAGCTTGCAAACCTTGCCGGCAAGCTCAAATCGTCTTCGGATCAATTTCATATCGAAAGCAGCGATTCAGAAACGAATTAA
- a CDS encoding GntR family transcriptional regulator, whose product MPIPKDFALPVRMSAKERAFSQIQRWIIDGTLQPGEKLIDAEMAESLGVSRTPIREAFQLLEVQGLVSMHPGKETKVTTIEKNDIFKMYSTMAALQALAAEITAKIIVPEQIEKLRSINLEFASSIKNGQVYQAMEVDELFHNYIVKLSDNSYVATFNTSLQIHIRRFKYVFLKQPITATLASVEEHDLIIKAFEDKNSDDAHKLMKQNFIRPMQELYEIL is encoded by the coding sequence ATGCCAATTCCTAAAGATTTTGCTTTACCCGTCCGTATGTCGGCAAAAGAACGAGCATTTTCTCAGATTCAACGGTGGATTATTGATGGAACACTGCAGCCAGGTGAAAAGCTAATTGATGCGGAAATGGCTGAATCGCTCGGAGTCAGCCGGACTCCGATTCGGGAGGCATTTCAGTTACTTGAAGTTCAAGGTCTCGTGTCTATGCATCCAGGAAAAGAAACAAAGGTAACGACTATTGAGAAAAACGATATTTTTAAGATGTATTCAACGATGGCTGCTCTTCAGGCCTTGGCTGCTGAAATTACCGCCAAAATTATTGTTCCTGAACAAATCGAGAAATTAAGATCCATCAATTTGGAATTTGCAAGTTCGATCAAGAATGGTCAAGTTTATCAGGCCATGGAGGTAGATGAGCTATTTCACAATTATATCGTGAAGCTCTCAGATAATTCTTACGTGGCCACATTTAACACATCTCTTCAGATTCACATTAGGCGATTTAAATATGTGTTTCTAAAACAACCTATTACAGCTACACTTGCTTCTGTCGAAGAACATGATTTGATTATTAAAGCTTTTGAAGACAAGAATAGCGACGATGCCCATAAACTAATGAAACAAAATTTTATCAGGCCGATGCAGGAACTGTACGAGATACTTTGA
- a CDS encoding aminoglycoside adenylyltransferase domain-containing protein, translating into MNTQALLDKITVLFKEELKGNLIGIYLHGSLAMGCFNPNKSDIDFLVIVKEKLTPANNSRIAKIALSLHDEMSVNFNERGIEFTIILETYLKPFVYPTPFEFHYSDYHRKKYRTDENYVCGGLEDKDLASQIAAAYERGKTLYGQPLCELYEPIDSQYYLDSILNDVEGCADEIMDTPPAYLTPMYITLNFCRVLYYVKEGKISSKREGGEWALTYLPRNFQPLVEMYLTAYIDESASGDKDNSNLDIPSFAAFVEYMKQEIKQSISYR; encoded by the coding sequence ATGAATACCCAAGCTTTATTAGATAAAATAACAGTACTTTTTAAAGAAGAGTTAAAAGGGAATTTGATCGGTATTTATTTGCATGGGTCATTGGCTATGGGATGTTTTAATCCCAATAAAAGTGACATCGATTTTTTAGTTATTGTAAAAGAAAAGCTTACACCAGCAAATAACTCCAGGATTGCAAAAATCGCTTTATCATTGCATGATGAAATGTCTGTGAATTTTAATGAACGCGGAATAGAATTTACCATTATTCTAGAAACGTACCTAAAACCTTTTGTCTATCCTACACCTTTTGAGTTCCATTATTCTGATTACCATAGGAAGAAATATCGTACGGATGAGAATTATGTTTGCGGCGGATTGGAAGATAAGGATTTAGCTTCTCAAATTGCTGCTGCCTACGAGAGAGGAAAAACCCTGTATGGACAACCATTATGTGAACTTTATGAACCGATTGATAGTCAATACTACCTCGACTCTATATTAAACGATGTGGAAGGATGTGCTGATGAGATCATGGACACTCCTCCTGCATACCTTACTCCTATGTACATAACCTTGAATTTTTGCCGAGTTCTTTATTACGTAAAAGAAGGTAAAATATCTTCGAAGCGAGAGGGAGGAGAATGGGCTTTGACATATTTGCCTCGAAACTTTCAGCCCTTGGTTGAGATGTATCTAACGGCATACATCGACGAATCAGCGAGCGGAGATAAAGACAACAGCAATCTTGATATACCAAGTTTTGCAGCATTTGTTGAATATATGAAACAAGAAATAAAGCAAAGTATATCATATCGTTAA
- a CDS encoding BCCT family transporter, whose protein sequence is MVFIISIIIVALFAIWGAVAPDQLADAANVAYNFSIQNFGWFYLLATLFFLIFAFYLAFSRFGSIRLGDDDDEPEYSTISWLSMLFSAGMGIGLVFWGVAEPLSHYLSAPEGAAPETTQAARLSMRYSFFHWGLHPWAIYTVIGLALAYFQFRKGYKGLISSTFIPLIGERLAAGWLGKAIDILAVISTIFGVATSLGLGALQIGGGLNHLFGIPNSTMSQVVIIAIVTVLFLISATSGLDKGIKILSNTNILIAVLLMIFVLVTGPTSFIFDTFTTTLGSYMQNIINMSLRLTPFSRETWIGAWTLFYWAWWIAWAPFVGTFIARVSRGRTIKEFVIYVMVIPSFFGFIWFSVFGGTGLHMELFNAAHLAEAVKEDTTSALFLMLDQLPLGTIISFVTTLLIMIFFITSADSATFVLGMLTSDGKLDPSARVKLTWGILQSSIAVVLLISGGLNGLQTASIVAALPFAVVLIGMCVSLLRALQAEDRERRQKEKRQRQKLKRLLEEHENLQHDVSGR, encoded by the coding sequence ATGGTATTCATAATCTCAATTATCATCGTTGCGCTCTTTGCAATATGGGGAGCCGTTGCTCCTGATCAGCTGGCGGACGCAGCTAACGTTGCCTACAATTTCTCTATTCAGAATTTTGGCTGGTTTTACTTGTTAGCTACACTGTTCTTCCTGATCTTTGCTTTCTATCTGGCATTCAGCCGTTTTGGCAGTATTAGACTGGGGGATGACGATGATGAACCGGAGTATTCTACAATTTCCTGGCTGTCCATGCTGTTTAGCGCGGGTATGGGGATAGGACTGGTTTTCTGGGGTGTTGCTGAACCGCTATCCCACTATCTGTCTGCACCGGAGGGAGCAGCACCTGAAACCACGCAGGCAGCGAGACTTTCCATGCGTTATTCGTTTTTCCACTGGGGACTGCATCCTTGGGCGATCTATACCGTAATTGGCTTGGCGCTTGCTTACTTCCAGTTCCGGAAAGGGTACAAAGGTCTGATCAGTTCCACCTTTATCCCTCTGATCGGTGAGCGTCTTGCTGCAGGCTGGCTTGGCAAAGCCATTGATATTCTAGCGGTCATTTCTACCATCTTTGGTGTTGCAACCTCCCTTGGATTGGGTGCACTTCAGATCGGTGGCGGTCTGAATCACTTGTTCGGTATTCCCAACTCGACCATGTCGCAGGTTGTCATTATTGCAATAGTAACGGTATTGTTCTTAATCTCGGCAACCTCAGGTCTTGATAAAGGGATCAAGATTTTGAGTAACACTAACATTCTTATAGCTGTACTGTTAATGATTTTTGTGTTGGTGACTGGACCGACTTCTTTTATATTCGACACCTTCACGACAACCTTGGGCAGTTACATGCAGAATATTATTAACATGAGTTTGAGACTGACGCCGTTCTCAAGAGAAACCTGGATTGGAGCATGGACGTTATTTTATTGGGCATGGTGGATTGCGTGGGCTCCCTTTGTTGGAACTTTTATCGCAAGGGTATCCAGAGGAAGAACGATAAAAGAGTTCGTCATTTACGTCATGGTGATTCCAAGCTTCTTCGGATTTATCTGGTTCTCTGTCTTTGGCGGAACAGGACTTCACATGGAATTGTTCAATGCGGCCCATCTGGCGGAGGCCGTTAAGGAAGATACGACAAGTGCTCTATTCCTGATGTTGGACCAGCTGCCTTTGGGTACGATCATATCGTTCGTCACTACACTCCTGATAATGATCTTCTTTATTACATCGGCTGATTCGGCTACCTTTGTGCTCGGTATGCTGACTTCAGATGGAAAACTGGACCCGAGTGCAAGAGTGAAATTAACCTGGGGAATTCTGCAGTCTTCTATCGCGGTCGTACTGCTGATCAGCGGCGGATTGAATGGCCTTCAAACGGCCTCCATTGTGGCGGCACTGCCTTTCGCGGTTGTTCTAATCGGTATGTGTGTCTCCCTACTTAGGGCCCTGCAGGCCGAGGACAGAGAGCGCCGCCAGAAGGAAAAACGGCAGCGCCAAAAGCTGAAACGACTGCTGGAGGAACATGAAAACCTGCAGCACGACGTTTCCGGCAGGTAA
- a CDS encoding CPCC family cysteine-rich protein: MLRQEAIKIIIENDITKLARDEREAMLLNSWGINEDDPEFHFFSKSLQDELLSSDVPTKDIMDVRYNELLFKVSEGSFYGKPNEYLSKLVSEIAGSSIEVEGRVEKLLACPCCNYETLEQRGEYDICPVCFWEDDGNNDPSRYSGPNHMTLSEGRSNYEKYGACSEREADLVSSNRYEIYKKAD, from the coding sequence GTGTTAAGGCAGGAAGCAATAAAGATCATCATCGAAAATGATATCACTAAACTAGCTAGAGATGAACGTGAAGCCATGTTATTGAATTCTTGGGGAATCAATGAAGATGACCCGGAATTCCATTTTTTTTCGAAGTCTTTGCAGGATGAACTGCTGAGTTCAGATGTACCAACAAAGGATATAATGGACGTTCGTTACAACGAATTGTTATTTAAGGTGTCCGAAGGCAGTTTCTATGGAAAACCCAACGAATATTTATCTAAACTTGTCTCGGAAATAGCAGGAAGCAGTATTGAAGTCGAAGGCCGCGTGGAGAAATTATTAGCTTGTCCTTGTTGTAACTACGAAACCTTGGAACAGCGAGGAGAATATGATATTTGTCCCGTTTGTTTCTGGGAGGATGATGGTAACAATGATCCAAGCAGGTACAGCGGACCTAATCACATGACATTGTCAGAAGGCAGGAGTAATTACGAAAAGTATGGAGCATGCTCCGAAAGAGAAGCTGATTTGGTAAGTTCTAATCGATATGAAATCTATAAAAAAGCTGATTAA
- a CDS encoding HAMP domain-containing sensor histidine kinase, which yields MGQPGEQQMRTRSMHSSLMINYVWFTIFFALICYVVYSIMYDARDEYMNQTLPLVEADNLVREEWEEIPYETAASMGGYVQVLDENYHVVFTRGRADEESPQSYTEEELLSLFYESSDSDYYSIAPQLTKTGEKHHLLVVIPGGAIMKESRIVRTDREQTAYFVRLIVTGLIVFAAAFSLMLWLYSRITARKITLPLRAVSSRLAAVSEEEQGEHLQIKANRELMEIQLNFNRMTTRLQKAREDKRRLENDRTRMFMDISHDLKTPITTIQGYAEVLRLGLEQDDFQRKKYAGYIHRKALFIGALVQDLLELTKLENASFSFKRVQGDLSEICRTEAADLYDFFEQKGIQLDITIPDKPVLFHFHEGLFRRIIHNLLANALKYNTHGAHAWFTLEEREEGVLLTVGDDGPGISEDLAASVFDPFVRGDRARRNDGGSGLGLSIVKSAVEKHNGVVWMDRRAKGTLISIYFPF from the coding sequence ATGGGCCAGCCAGGCGAGCAGCAAATGAGAACGCGCAGCATGCATTCAAGCCTAATGATCAATTATGTATGGTTTACTATCTTTTTTGCGCTCATTTGTTACGTGGTATACAGCATTATGTACGATGCCAGGGATGAATATATGAATCAAACGCTGCCTTTGGTAGAGGCGGACAATTTGGTTCGGGAAGAGTGGGAGGAAATTCCCTACGAAACCGCAGCCTCTATGGGCGGATATGTGCAGGTTCTGGATGAAAATTACCATGTCGTTTTCACTAGAGGACGTGCAGATGAAGAATCTCCTCAAAGTTATACGGAAGAAGAGCTGCTGAGCCTGTTCTATGAGTCTTCTGATTCAGATTATTACTCCATTGCACCGCAATTAACGAAAACAGGAGAAAAGCATCATTTGCTGGTTGTGATACCCGGAGGGGCGATCATGAAAGAAAGCAGAATCGTACGAACCGATCGGGAACAGACCGCATATTTCGTCAGACTGATTGTCACTGGATTGATTGTATTTGCTGCAGCATTTTCTCTTATGCTCTGGTTATACAGCCGGATTACTGCCAGAAAAATAACGCTCCCACTTCGAGCTGTCTCGAGCAGACTGGCGGCAGTATCGGAAGAGGAGCAGGGAGAACATCTCCAAATTAAGGCCAATAGGGAACTTATGGAGATCCAACTGAATTTCAACCGCATGACGACCCGGCTGCAAAAAGCGCGCGAAGATAAACGACGGTTGGAAAATGACCGTACACGCATGTTTATGGACATTTCACATGACTTGAAGACTCCCATTACCACCATTCAGGGATATGCAGAAGTCTTGCGCTTAGGACTGGAACAGGATGATTTTCAGCGCAAAAAATATGCAGGATACATCCATCGAAAAGCTCTTTTTATCGGTGCTCTCGTTCAGGACCTGTTGGAGTTGACCAAACTCGAAAACGCATCTTTCTCTTTTAAACGAGTACAGGGTGATCTGTCCGAAATATGCCGCACAGAAGCAGCTGATCTGTACGATTTCTTTGAACAGAAAGGCATTCAGTTAGATATTACAATACCTGATAAACCGGTTTTATTTCATTTTCATGAGGGATTATTCAGAAGAATCATTCATAATTTGCTTGCGAATGCCTTAAAGTACAATACTCACGGCGCTCATGCGTGGTTTACACTGGAAGAAAGAGAGGAAGGTGTACTTTTGACCGTAGGGGATGATGGGCCAGGGATATCTGAAGACTTAGCGGCATCCGTATTCGACCCGTTTGTACGTGGGGACCGGGCGCGCCGCAATGATGGTGGGTCTGGATTAGGGCTTTCCATCGTAAAAAGCGCGGTTGAGAAGCATAACGGGGTCGTTTGGATGGACCGCAGGGCAAAAGGCACACTGATATCTATCTACTTTCCTTTCTAA
- a CDS encoding chromosome condensation regulator translates to MDYDSRMKALFETKRFRNETTAAGCRHTVGLKSDGTVTAVGDNKCGQCEVSDWSHIISVAAGNVHMAANTGNAHTVGLKSNGTVLAAGWNKHDQCNVSQWRDVVAVAAGWCRTVGVKSDGTVVAVGRNNEGECNVSSWHDVTAVATGDWHTVGLKSDGTVTAAGNNKYNQCRVSGWSDMLAVSAGYLHTVGLRSDGTVIAVGRNKDGVCDVNSWHDIVAVAAGSYHTVGLKFDGTVVAAGSNKHHQCDVSGWHGIRAVSAGCAHTIGLKSDGSVVAVGNNDYEQCNVSGWSSIQQYTTLMKKHN, encoded by the coding sequence ATGGACTACGACTCACGAATGAAAGCTTTGTTTGAAACAAAACGATTCCGGAACGAGACCACAGCAGCGGGGTGTCGTCATACCGTTGGGCTTAAATCTGACGGGACAGTAACAGCTGTAGGTGATAACAAATGCGGTCAATGTGAGGTAAGCGATTGGTCCCATATCATATCGGTTGCTGCTGGTAATGTGCATATGGCTGCGAACACGGGCAATGCGCATACCGTTGGCCTGAAATCGAATGGTACTGTATTAGCCGCAGGTTGGAATAAACATGACCAATGCAATGTGAGCCAATGGCGCGATGTTGTGGCAGTTGCAGCAGGCTGGTGTCGTACAGTTGGTGTTAAATCAGATGGCACGGTGGTCGCTGTAGGGCGAAACAATGAAGGGGAATGTAACGTGAGCAGCTGGCATGATGTTACTGCAGTCGCGACGGGTGACTGGCATACCGTCGGACTGAAATCAGACGGAACAGTAACGGCAGCCGGTAACAATAAATATAACCAATGCAGGGTAAGCGGCTGGAGCGACATGTTGGCTGTGTCGGCAGGGTATCTTCATACTGTTGGGCTGAGATCGGATGGCACGGTAATAGCTGTCGGTAGAAACAAGGATGGTGTGTGTGACGTAAACAGCTGGCACGATATAGTGGCAGTTGCAGCGGGGAGTTATCATACCGTTGGTCTTAAGTTTGACGGTACAGTGGTTGCGGCAGGTTCGAATAAGCATCACCAATGCGATGTAAGCGGATGGCACGGAATCAGGGCTGTGTCCGCAGGATGTGCTCATACGATTGGCTTGAAATCGGATGGCTCGGTGGTTGCGGTGGGTAACAATGATTATGAACAATGCAATGTGAGTGGATGGAGCAGCATCCAGCAATATACTACCCTAATGAAGAAGCACAACTAA
- a CDS encoding response regulator transcription factor yields MKRTVLIVDDEEEIVELLRIFLVKENYAVKEAGSGQEAWALLQREHIDLALVDIMMPGMDGYQLISRIREKLKLPVIIISAKTGDLDKVTGLGVGADDFIAKPFSPIEVVARIQAQLRRYYDLLGAQPAAEIKPARSICGSLQLDHDSCMLFRENEGIVLGPLEYRLLNLFMNAPGRIYTKKQIYEAVWNEPYLEDSNTVMVQISRLRDKIESDPKHPRYLQTIKGLGYKWASQASSK; encoded by the coding sequence ATGAAGCGCACAGTCTTGATCGTAGATGACGAAGAAGAGATTGTGGAACTGCTGCGAATTTTCCTTGTAAAGGAGAATTATGCTGTTAAGGAAGCCGGCAGCGGGCAGGAAGCTTGGGCCCTGCTTCAGCGGGAACATATAGACCTTGCGCTCGTGGATATAATGATGCCTGGAATGGATGGCTATCAGTTGATCAGCCGTATTCGCGAGAAGCTGAAACTGCCAGTGATCATCATTTCGGCTAAAACCGGGGATCTAGACAAAGTCACAGGACTCGGAGTTGGCGCAGATGATTTTATAGCAAAGCCGTTCAGTCCGATTGAGGTTGTGGCACGAATTCAGGCTCAGCTGCGGAGATATTATGATCTGCTTGGTGCTCAACCTGCTGCCGAAATAAAGCCTGCACGAAGCATATGCGGTTCATTACAGTTGGATCATGATTCCTGTATGCTTTTCCGAGAAAATGAGGGCATTGTACTTGGGCCGCTGGAATATAGGCTGTTAAACCTGTTCATGAATGCTCCTGGACGAATATATACCAAGAAACAAATCTATGAAGCGGTATGGAACGAACCCTACCTTGAGGACAGCAACACCGTTATGGTTCAAATCAGCAGACTTCGAGATAAGATTGAGAGCGATCCCAAGCATCCTCGCTATCTCCAGACGATCAAGGGGCTCGGCTATAAATGGGCCAGCCAGGCGAGCAGCAAATGA
- a CDS encoding GNAT family N-acetyltransferase, with translation MANITFDMREANAMLELEFRTIKKWDEVLWAQIERIYHEAFPSGAKTKVILRSMLERQIGCLHIGVHHGEAVAMAVTGLGGKDKDRMMMIDYLAVEQKLRGSGIGTWMLEQLKAWALREHGITGVIIEVESGSTDAHQERIQFWQRSGFILTSYVHQYRMVPELYQAMMLPLDGSAYVRDDGEALFRYINAFHKIAYRKS, from the coding sequence ATGGCAAACATTACATTTGACATGAGAGAGGCGAATGCGATGCTCGAACTGGAGTTTAGGACGATAAAGAAGTGGGATGAAGTTTTATGGGCGCAAATAGAGCGGATCTATCATGAGGCTTTTCCAAGCGGTGCCAAGACAAAAGTGATTCTGCGCAGCATGCTCGAAAGGCAGATCGGCTGCTTACACATCGGCGTGCATCATGGAGAAGCTGTTGCGATGGCTGTTACTGGGCTGGGAGGCAAAGATAAGGACCGCATGATGATGATTGATTATCTCGCGGTTGAGCAGAAACTGCGCGGATCAGGTATAGGGACCTGGATGCTGGAACAGCTCAAAGCCTGGGCGTTAAGGGAGCACGGGATAACAGGCGTGATTATCGAGGTGGAGTCCGGGTCAACGGATGCTCATCAGGAACGTATTCAGTTCTGGCAGCGCAGCGGGTTTATCCTGACCTCTTATGTTCATCAATACAGAATGGTGCCGGAGCTGTATCAGGCCATGATGCTGCCGCTGGATGGAAGTGCATATGTGCGTGATGATGGCGAAGCGCTGTTTCGTTATATCAATGCTTTTCATAAGATTGCCTACCGAAAAAGTTAG